A single genomic interval of Bradysia coprophila strain Holo2 unplaced genomic scaffold, BU_Bcop_v1 contig_143, whole genome shotgun sequence harbors:
- the LOC119074189 gene encoding uncharacterized protein LOC119074189, with product MDSLLDGDLSDDKAPTGKTLERYRMCYDVFIKWHESNAMAGFDEDVLLAYFNDVAKTNKFSTLMSMYSMLKRTLSKRHSIDIGSYSRLMDAIKEHSVGYERAKPKVFTVEEINRFMVEAPDEHYLAMKAIMVFGVAGGFRCEELQNVKIDHVKDCGTEIIVTAPRNRRTVPEMFLISGEFAKVVQKYMQRRPVKVTTDRFFLQYSQGGCENQVIGRNRFGIVPKEIAKFLKLDDYKAYTGHSFQPTNFFKRNRRWEEAKVVEAKLQRFQSCKNAPQTTKQISAVTKPDPLKRRAAATKAGALIRLTASDHSSTYMENVIIKSEFGETTAPADDIFYEFTAVHPPKTETNYEPIVPMLPATTALMKRRSKYYLGLQPNQFLQLMQLVGERKLISDVKLLLTLRKLRLNEEFDVLADAFDLERATAERYYQESKHAVIDLVDGLATAKTSATSNNFTAFVEPIIKIETSESMYVPDPIAVEAFNDSDSEPNADDQDDFEINLPEISTDEDRGFLSHDIRRRTAECTVCHKLFVPRLLNSHMDNVHFNLANLNRTICGLCWQEFETERLLKSHQKDAHGGGSCACDICGKTFASKRYISAHILTRHAQVKTYLCDTCGEGFPVPYLLLDHNKRKHNEPGHPCHMCEMKFMTGLSLRDHIVARHTNERPYKCQVRGCGKTFSWPSSYKSHRRVHLGDDKFECSICLKRFSFKGNLRNHIKTIHNQIVDNQCLSKCN from the exons ATGGACTCCCTGTTGGACGGAGATCTGTCCGACGACAAGGCTCCAACGGGAAAAACACTCGAACGATATCGGATGTGCTATGATGTATTCATCAAATGGCACGAATCGAACGCAATGGCTGGGTTCGACGAAGACGTCCTGTTGGCTTATTTCAACGACGTGGCCAAAACGAACAAATTCTCGACGCTGATGAGTATGTACTCCATGCTGAAAAGGACATTGTCCAAACGCCACAGCATCGACATTGGATCGTACAGTCGATTGATGGATGCAATAAAGGAGCATTCTGTGGGATACGAACGGGCAAAACCGAAAGTTTTCACGGTCGAAGAGATTAATCGATTTATGGTGGAAGCACCGGACGAGCATTACTTGGCGATGAAG GCTATAATGGTGTTCGGAGTGGCTGGCGGATTCAGATGCGAAGAGCTGCAGAACGTCAAAATCGACCACGTCAAAGATTGTGGCACCGAAATAATTGTTACCGCTCCACGAAATCGCCGGACCGTACCGGAAATGTTCCTGATTAGTGGAGAATTTGCAAAAGTTGTCCAGAAGTACATGCAACGGCGACCGGTTAAGGTGACGACCGATCGATTTTTCCTGCAGTACAGCCAAGGTGGATGTGAGAATCAAGTGATTGGGAGAAATCGGTTCGGCATTGTGCCCAAAGAAATTGCCAAGTTCTTGAAATTGGACGATTACAAGGCCTACACCGGACACAGTTTTCAGCCGACCAACTTTTTCAAGAGAAACCGACGCTGGGAAGAGGCCAAAGTAGTGGAAGCGAAATTACAACGATTCCAGAGCTGTAAAAATGCGCCGCAAACGACAAAGCAGATTTCTGCGGTCACAAAACCAGATCCACTAAAACGCCGAGCTGCTGCTACAAAAGCTGGTGCGTTAATACGACTGACTGCTTCTGATCATAGCAGCACCTATATGGAAAACGTAATCATAAAGTCTGAATTTGGAGAGACTACAGCTCCGGCCGACGACATATTCTACGAATTCACTGCAGTGCATCCACCCAAAACGGAAACGAATTACGAACCAATTGTACCTATGTTACCGGCAACAACGGCATTGATGAAACGCCGGTCGAAATATTACCTTGGACTACAGCCCAATCAGTTTTTGCAACTGATGCAATTGGTTGGCGAACGGAAGCTCATTTCCGATGTGAAATTGCTACTGACGCTGCGCAAACTTCGGCTGAATGAGGAATTTGACGTACTCGCCGATGCATTCGATTTGGAAAGAGCGACAGCCGAACGATACTATCAGGAGTCGAAGCATGCAGTAATTGATCTTGTCGATGGACTGGCCACTGCCAAAACCTCTGCCACATCAAACAATTTCACGGCATTCGTTGAACCAATAATCAAGATCGAAACGAGCGAGAGCATGTACGTGCCGGATCCGATAGCAGTTGAAGCATTCAATGACTCCGATAGCGAACCGAATGCAGACGACCAGGATgactttgaaattaatttgccTGAGATTTCGACGGACGAGGATCGAGGCTTTCTGTCGCACGACATTAGACGACGGACGGCTGAATGCACCGTTTGCCATAAATTATTCGTTCCGCGGCTGCTCAATTCGCATATGGACAATGTCCATTTCAATTTGGCCAACTTGAATCGCACCATTTGCGGCCTCTGCTGGCAGGAATTCGAAACGGAACGCTTGTTGAAGTCGCATCAGAAAGATGCACATGGCGGCGGTAGCTGCGCTTGCGACATTTGCGGCAAAACATTCGCTTCGAAGCGATACATCAGCGCGCACATTTTGACCCGACATGCCCAAGTGAAAACGTATCTGTGCGATACGTGCGGCGAAGGATTCCCGGTACCGTATTTGTTGCTGGATCACAACAAACGGAAACACAACGAACCGGGACACCCCTGCCATATGtgcgaaatgaaatttatgacGGGGCTATCGTTAAGGGATCACATAGTGGCACGCCATACGAATGAGCGACCGTACAAGTGTCAGGTTAGAGGCTGTGGTAAAACATTCAGTTGGCCGTCGTCGTACAAATCTCATCGCAGAGTGCATCTGGGCGACGATAAATTTGAGTGTTCCATTTGTTTGAAGCGATTCAGTTTTAAGGGAAATTTACGGAATCACATAAAGACCATCCATAACCAGATCGTGGACAATCAATGCCTTAGTAAATGTAATTGA
- the LOC119074188 gene encoding transmembrane protein 161B, whose protein sequence is MALLGAQLVITLVMVSVIQKLSPHYSLAKWFLCSTGLIRYLHPSDSELKILAGVPKSVQKPKKENRNKGHHADDKSNTFHIPRNLDIQLETAKISPFDVVHLRYYTEYQWLVDFSLYAGIVYILSEIYHFYFPIKEEINLSMMWCLLVIFFSFKLLTSLTIQYFRSDESIGERSTCIVTGLTYLLISMIILIVDENTLETGLEQAYTSFNRSASNFLEGQGVSSSGPASKIIVKFCIAVSCGIVGAIFTFPGLRMARMHWDSLKYCKENKIMQLLLNVSFALPFILVILWVKPLSRDYLTGRVFSGMNGPLLTPSSFDTIRLLLVVFAVILRFSLMPVYLQAYLNLAYDRIQDMKKEAGRITNVELQKKIASIFYYLCVVTLQYVAPIIMCMYFALMYKTLGGYKWTDLYRTAMLPDDECSATEFHPPVVDAIMDDADILTTAKMSLRGLKSVFTTEVYRGLFGFATWWSCFVWFAASSLGMVYQSYFSKV, encoded by the exons ATG GCGTTATTGGGTGCACAGCTGGTCATAACGTTGGTCATGGTCAGTGTTATACAGAAATTGAGTCCTCACTATTCACTAGCCAAATGGTTTCTCTGTTCAACGGGACTCATTCGTTATTTGCATCCGTCCGACAGTGAACTGAAAATATTGGCCG GTGTGCCAAAAAGCGTTCAGAAGCCGAAGAAAGAAAATCGCAACAAAGGTCATCATGCGGACGACAAGTCAAACACATTTCACATACCGCGCAATCTTGACATTCAACTGGAAACGGCCAAAATTTCGCCATTCGATGTCGTCCATCTCAGATACTACACCGAATACCAGTGGCTGGTCGACTTCAGTCTGTACGCCGGCATCGTGTACATTCTGTCGGAAATTTACCATTTCTACTTTCCCATCAAAGAGGAGATCAATCTCAGCATGATGTGGTGCTTGCTggtcattttcttttcatt CAAACTGCTGACATCGCTGACGATCCAGTATTTCCGCAGCGATGAATCAATTGGCGAGCGGTCGACGTGCATTGTCACCGGACTGACGTACTTGCTGATTTCTATGATAATTTTGATCGTTGACGAGAATACACTGGAGACGGGCTTGGAGCAAGCGTACACCAGTTTCAATCGGAGTGCTTCCAATTTTCTGGAGGGACAGGGCGTCAGTTCGTC CGGTCCCGCATCAAAGATCATCGTCAAATTTTGCATAGCCGTCTCTTGTGGCATCGTCGGTGCAATATTCACATTTCCCGGCCTGCGTATGGCACGCATGCACTGGGACTCTCTGAAATACTGCAAAGAGAACAAAATCATGCAACTGCTGCTGAACGTCAGTTTCGCTCTGCCGTTCATTCTGGTCATTTTGTGGGTGAAACCGTTGAGCCGAGATTACCTAACCGGACGGGTATTCTCCGGTATGAATGGACCGCT ATTGACGCCCAGTTCCTTTGACACAATTCGTCTGCTGCTGGTGGTGTTCGCTGTAATTCTACGGTTTTCGCTGATGCCAGTGTACCTGCAAGCGTATCTGAATCTGGCCTACGATCGAATTCAGGATATGAAGAAGGAGGCAGGACGCATTACGAATGTGGAACTGCAGAAGAAG ATCGCGTCGATATTCTACTACCTTTGCGTTGTGACCCTGCAATATGTTGCACCCATCATAATGTGCATGTACTTCGCATTGATGTACAAAACGCTCGGCGGCTACAAATGGACCGATTTGTATCGAACTGCTATGCTGCCTGACGACGAATGTTCTGCGACCGAATTCCATCCGCCCGTTGTCGATGCCATCATGGACGATGCTGATATTCTGACAACGGCTAAGATGTCGTTGAGGGGATTGAAATCG GTTTTCACCACCGAAGTATATCGCGGCTTGTTCGGATTTGCGACGTGGTGGAGTTGCTTCGTATGGTTTGCTGCATCGTCACTGGGAATGGTGTACCAGTCGTATTTCTCCAAAGTctaa